One Glycine max cultivar Williams 82 chromosome 8, Glycine_max_v4.0, whole genome shotgun sequence genomic window, TTTCCTTCAAATAACAAGTATGTAAGATTTATAATCAAATTGTATCTATTGTCACGCGGGGGAAAAAGGAGGGGTTGTTATCTGGACTCCAAAAAATATTAGGGTGATAAGGACGCCCGTTGAAAATTTCTGCATGCAAGATAAGTTGTCAGTTCAAGCATTTAATTAGTCGATCGAGTTCATAAGGTATTGAAAAATACGTAACCCCAATAAAACAGAAAGAAACACATGACATGACATGACCCAGAAGAAGGCCAGAAGATATATTTCAAAGGCAGCGAAGATAGACTTGCATAGCAACAAAGCCTTTTTAATCAAGCATTGATTGACAAAAAAGCACGGATTCTTTATTTATGAtctcatgtgtgtgtgtgtgtgtatgcagTTCCTTTCCTAAGGTTCTGGTGGATGGTCCGTATGGGGCGCCAGCACAAGACTACAGGGAGTATGAGGTGGTGTTGCTGGTGGGGCTTGGAATTGGGGCTACACCAATGATAAGTATACTAAAGGACATGGTGAATAATTTTAAGGCGAATGATGAGGAGGAGGGAGGGCAAGAGAGGGTGAGTGACTTCAAGACAAGGAGGGCATACTTCTACTGGGTGACTAGAGAGCAGGGTTCATTTGACTGGTTCAAAGGGGTAATGAACGAAGTGGCAGAAGAGGACCGAAGGAAAGTGATTGAACTCCACAGCTACTGCACCAGCGTCTACGAAGAGGGTGATGCTCGCTCTGCTCTTATTGCTATGTTGCAGTCCCTAAACCATGCAAAGAATGGAGTGGACATTGTCTCTGGGACACGAGTCATGTCTCACTTTGCAAAACCCAATTGGCGCAGTGTCTACAAGCGCATTGCGCTTAATCATCCAGATGCCCGAGTTGGTCAGTTCCCACCCCTTCTACTCACGTTGCGTCTGCTTTTTGCTTTTTTCCAAATTCATTAAATTGCAATGCAGGGGTATTTTACTGTGGGCCATCAGCCCTCACCCATGAGCTTCGTCAGCTAGCATTGGATTTCTCTCACAACACATCCACCAAGTACGACTTCCATAAAGAAAATTTCTGACAAGATCGAGCTAAGCCGTCCACCACCTAGATCATTCCACTTTGTTTTTTGCctataaataattaagtttctACATGTGGTTCTTATTTATGGCTTTGTAAAAGCACCAAGGCAGGTGGGAGCTAAATGGTTAAAATAGAGTTGCCTACCAATTATAAAAGGTGTGGACGTCTGTTAATGTCTCTGCGTGTCTTTATGTCCATGTAAATTTAAGGAGAAATAACCACTCCTTGGAAACACCTTGGGAGAAACTAGAAAGTAATACAGAAGAGAGAATAATGTCTAGCTGGAGCGCACTTGATACTTTGTATTAATCCCCGATGCCTTTTAGCTGATCAATTGCAGAATTCAGGAgattcatttataaatattataaataatttgtgcacccgcaatatttattaattcattttcttattttaatcctccgatttattgaagaaaaaaattctaactaattcaaaatttaacgAGGAAATAAGTAAAATCTAATTaagaattgttttaaaaaaaattaaatattcatttagATATTAGTATGGCTGGTCATATTGTTTGTGCTAGCTTTTAACAAGATGCTTactaatcatttttatattgtCATAATTTTGAGTTTAATGAAACAAATTCCCCATCCCAGCTCTCCTAaactatatgaaaaaaaatgcatgagctTCAATAACTTTTATTGGAATTATATAGATTTGCTAACTTATGTCACCGTTCTATCTAGAATTCCAGAATCCAGACAGCGAAAGAAACACATGATGGTATATGCGGTCCAAGACAAAATTAAGCCACTTTCGGTTAGGCAAGTAGGCAACAGCTAGGTGAGGATGGACTGTATTTATGACAGGCAAAGAGATGTGATCCTGACTACGAGtagatcgtttgatacaggttaCGCAAATTTGAATGACGTTATTTCCAGTGAAAAAAGATAAGTTAGGATAAACATCACAAAAATTActttgataagtctgagattgatTCAACAAGGAATTCAAAGAAAACCTCTTACCAAATTTTATGGATCTTCATCCTTTTCCACTCGAATGTTTTGTTCTCTACTTGTAGCTTCATCCTCCATCACTTCAACCTTTAACATGTATTTGGCAAATTCAAAGATTCTCATCACAAAGaggccaaaaaaaataaataaaagatgctTACCTCTAAAACTGGGCTCTAAAACTGGACATGTCATTTTCCGTAATCCTAGTATCCTATTAATgaagtataataattatatcCTTTCTTTAACACATTCTGCCGTATATCCCAGTAGTTCATGTACATGTacgtataataaattataaaatcattaaattttcaattattaattttttaatcaataaataattcCCGTACTTTAACATACAACCCGTGAGAGTTGGAACTTGGAGCATCTCTTACCTTTTTGTCTGAAGGAAGACTAAAAtacgaaaaaaagaaatagaagaaaaatacataaaaaagagaaatagagaagTAAATATACTTCATTTAAATGGATAAAAAAGTAGAGAAATCTTTCATTACCtgattaaaatgtaaaagaggaaaagcaaataaataaaagtattttatactaattagaaaattaaatttgacacttcaaaatttaaacttttttactatattagttttttattatcttgtgttataaaaaacttatgacttataaaaattaaaacagaaaaacCTCCTCCCCATTCCATGCCATCTGATGAGGGGATAGTTTTTCTTTTACCACAAAAAGAAACTTCTTCCtcagaatttttctttttatataaacattaattagAAATGTAGTATTTTCGTCTTATTTTTCTCatctctattttcttttattttatttctaccaATCCAATCATAGTGTtagtatattttagtttttgttattgCCATAAGCATGTAGATGAAagtaatatataattagttagCTGCTTTCTAACATATCTTGCATGTTAATCTCTTTTTTAACGGAAAAAGCAAACACGTTACATGTCCAAATTGGATTGTGCTTGCAGCTTGCCTATGTTAAGCGTCTGCATCAGCTAGGAGGTCCAAACACTACCCATTTATTCAAAATCAGGATTCCATTTTCCACTGGAGGCACCTTCATTATTAAGAGCTATCTGTGTCATTTTTAACAAGGAAAATGATTATGCTCAGGTTGAATGGGTGAAAAAGCAAGACCTTATTTTATTCACTCTCATCCATCATGGCTCTTATAAGATCTAAAACACCATGGTTCGCGTTTCAAGTTGTTGGAAGTCACAAATCGATCTTTCAAAGGAAACATCAATAACACGAATGACAAGCAAAAATTTGTCATGGCTGCCCTGGTTGAATCTTTGGAAACACCGAGGAAGAagcaaagaagaatggaagatgAAACAATTATGATActgtgtttcatttttatttttttttaatgataccCTTTCCAGATgttgttcttctttttcttcttagatttttttcattgaatttttcattataaaGTTTTAAGTTATGTTTAGAATTATTTGAACtgtttaaaataacataatgaAATAGGACATGAtaaattgtatttaataaacaaataaatgtaaatgtaaaaatatataaataataattaaaatagaaaatatcacATTAACGGATTAGGCATTGAGTTCGCGagttttaaaatgaaaacttgTTACCCGAACAATAATTCATTCAGTTTGAACGTGGTTGAATTCAACCTGAAAAAAATCAGAGTCCAAACTAATGGCATTTGGGCTAGGTCAGGTTCACAGGTTATATGTTTAGTGTAGACTTATTAACTCGAAAATCTATTAATATTTCCAGTAATCGGTCATTAGCCTCTAAACTTATTGGTAAGTTTAAGTATAAgccaatcaatttatttaaaatcttaatatgcaataaatttttaaacaagTTAACAAACCATACAAAAATCATAGTAGGCCTATAAAAGGTCCCGCTTTAGAAAGAGTTGGCTCAGCCTATTGATgcattaaaacaaacaaacaaaaaaaaatcgaggatgaattaaatttttaaaaatttgatgatgaaattgaacattttaaaataaccaaattaataattaagtccACAAATGAACATTAACTTCTAAACATTTTCACACTTCTTGTCCCTTAAAACTTGTTTAATGATTAGCTTGCTCATGCTTTGTACAAAAAAATCACTTGCAGTTGCAGCAGAATGGAAAAGAGGAAAGGAATACACGAACCTTATCGACTTTTGAAGATACGTTTTCGTGAAACGTGGAGTTGCCttcttttcatttatgtttcctTTTCTGCCTCTGGAAATTAGGTTTCATTAGCTGGCTGCCAACAAGGACTTGTTCTGTACCTTGAGTTGGCTGGAATggtacaagaggcttctttatGGGTACACTGGTATTTTTCATGCAACTTTCATTTGAACCAGGAGAGGTGGTCTTTGCTTTTAATGGCCTCGGAACCTCTAATCTCTCCAAAATCCTTGAAGTTTCTCTGTCTAACTTCCTATTACCATCTCGTGGCGATACACTCGATTGACCCAACTTGGCTTTGGGCATACTAGAGGGAGAGTACAACTTGGGGTCTTCGCTTACAACCAATTGCTTCCATTCTTCTGTAATACAGGCCATGGTTTTGTCGTCATGATCCGTAATATCCAATGCCAAAGTTTCCTCATTCACTATGACACCAGTTGCTGGTTCTGCTTTACCCATCACCTCTGACGAAGGCTGTTGACTTGCGCTTAATTCTGAAAATGCACCTTCTGATTTAGAAAATACTGACCTACAACATAATGATATCATCGTTAATTAACAAACATATAGAAAACTTTGAATATTCAGCTAATCAACTGGTTTGCTAAGATGGTTTATTTAGAAAAACCAGCCAAAAAAACTCTAGAATTAAAATTAAGGTCATATTTTTCTTCAGAAAAATTAAGTGTAAGAATTCTCAGGTCATGTAGTAATGGCCATCCACCAAAAAATTAGTCAGTTGCAACATTTGGCAGCATCTGCTCAAAAGGACTGGTCGtttaattcttattatttttaattcttttaaacaaaatgttgtcttttttagaaaaaaaataaattaaattcaacattCCAAAATTGTTGTTTTGAGAGGTTATTCATGTATGATGTCCAAAGGGTGTtcttaagttcatgcattctcACATGTCAACTCACCAAAATTGTAGGCTCTCTTTGACAAGCACATTTAGTTTTTGATGAAAGCCTCTTTCATGCAGCAATGGATCATAGTCTGTTAGATCGATCTGCAAGCAAATTTGGTTTCAAAATTCCAAAATACAAAGTGATTTTTAACGTTTGTAAATATTTAAACGattcaattcaaattcaacATCTAAATTTGATAACAAAGATGGTTCAAGATTCTACAAAATTTGGTGAATTAATTCTTCGAGAACTCAAGATTTAGTAACAGACCACTTCGTcccactaataaaaaatttagaagatgaacaaacaaaattttctGAAATATATTCGGAAATGAAGAGCTCCCAGCACATTGAGGAAGAAACATAGAGTAAAGTAATTTGCAACTTGCCAATTTAATGCCaacataaaatttcatttatctACATCAGTCTCTCTCATTgaaggggaaaagaaaaagaaatatattttgagGAAAATGTTTAAACTAACCTTTAGCAAACAGGCTTGAACAGAGCTCTCAATTTCCTTGTTGATTGATGAATCAACTAATTGATTATCAGGAACTCGAAGGACTTCTTCTGCCCCTGCAAGGCGCTGCATGTTTTATGGATATTGATTATGAAGTTACATTGAAAGTAATGAATTACCATCAGGATATACAAGCCAGAATACATACATTCTACTACTGTACTGGAATGACACTGGTATGATTACCATTATTCTACTTTGTGTGAATGTGCAGAGAACAAGAGGGATAAAAAGCAGCGAAAGGGGGCTAGTTCTCACCCTCATAAGCATTGGTCCGGTATCTGATGGCTGCAGAATATAATAGCAATGATAAGGAGCCTCTGCCATTGTTTCTAAATCACAATTTGAAGAGCATATTAAACCTTGGTTCATTGAATGTAGAAAGCTGGAAAGGCCTCGAAAAACTGTGAAATTATAGCAATGATGGAAGAAATATAAACTTAGTGAAGAATTTCGGAAAAATATACATTGAATGGCAACAATTCAGGAGTAATGACGACACagttaaatgaatttcaaaggGGGAGTAGAGCTTTCTACACACGTTGAACATTCAGATCAGACTGATCACCATCATCTGAAGTAGTTTCAATTGGATGATAAGAGGATGGTATCACAACAAATGAGGCACCTATTATAAGACCTGCATAAAAAGTTCAATGAAGGAATCAACTCTTTATGATGGAAAGATAGTGAAATCATATAGAGGGGTTTGGAACAAAATGCAGTCTAACAGAATTTCTCAATCAGTAACTCTAATTGATCATAAAAGAGGAATAAAATTTGTgtgaaataacttaaaaaatttgaagtgaaaagaaaaaacaagaggAAGTGAAAGAATGAAGATATTTCCTTCCACTCCAGTAGGTTATTACTACAAATGCTAGATAGATCAATTTGATCGTGCAATCACTCAATCAAGATATTCCTACAGGTTGCATTAAACTCGCCATTTGCCTTTTTCAGTTTActtgaaatgaaaaacaaagaaaaatcctTGTTGCATAATGCTATAAACTGAAGTTATAAATGAAAAACCACAAGCAAATGCATACCTTCATCAagagatgtcaaatttatcctcTCGGTAACAGTAATGTTGATCGGTAAAGAAATTTGAAGGGGCTTCAGGGAATTATAGAATGAGGGAAGAAACAGAATGTTTTTTTCCCCAAGTTGAACAGAATTTTCCATAACATCACAAGTTTCCAGATTGCAGCCAGTGACTGAGCAAGAAAGTCTGCTGAAATTTTTTTCAGCATCACCTAAAGGAATGCCATGACATCTGCATGTCTGTTCATGTAGAATTCCAATAATTAAtgcttcttccttttcctttcaAAAATGAGTGGAACtgaaaattaaagtgaaaagaaagagaactcCTGTCCTGTAGATACTAGAGATGGCACATGCACAATGATAACTGATGTAAAAGGCATTCGAAAAGCAGAATTATTCAAGAATCAATAGAAGGTgggatttagaaaatgaaactatTTTGCATGACtacattgttttcttgtttcttaTGTTTCAGATAAGGTTATTGAAGACAACTTGTGTAAAATCAATAATATTCTTCCCAAGCACGGATAGTGTATCCAGGTTGCCTATGGATTTATGAATGACAAAACCAAAATTCAGCAGTTAAATCATTCCAACAAGTACATGCAATTAGTTTTTAGTGTAACATATTCTTTAGAATATTGTCATAACTATGAATTGTTTTACAGTAATTGTACAACCTTTACGTCTTCTGCTTAATCTACAAGGTGCAAGCTCATGTGACATTCAAAATTGGCATATAATTGTATCAATTATGATATGTCCAATGATTTATGACTAGAACATGAAAACCCTTTTAAGAGTAACATAAATATGGAGAAAATCAACATCTAAGAAGTAAGTTCCATCATAAGCAACCCTTGAATTTGTTATCTTTAGAAAAGGACATGGGTTAAAATGGCTATTCTCAAAATAGATAATCACATGTAATGATTCCCTA contains:
- the LOC100794173 gene encoding uncharacterized protein isoform X2, encoding MVQLCFVLDLRSLVPPLLRDIKQSLLQLANFYAISSSSSSHARKSVTLGDKIGLCYVFKNRLSSSDELAVAYNPVGNFNLRDFHHAVNNLPYDAFLADIDSISDLMISNVLSERVLYSWQGKDIERKVIVITSTLPEDIDSIVQKSLMDAADKCVSVDFAVFQQKSIHLTDTRENINNFRRCISHLDNCSVQTYIPDFRVFHSLVKRWLLILKDDMEEPLLARLIFKDNLFDSVNHIFCNLFAPVNPITNIFTQCRTCRCHGIPLGDAEKNFSRLSCSVTGCNLETCDVMENSVQLGEKNILFLPSFYNSLKPLQISLPINITVTERINLTSLDEGLIIGASFVVIPSSYHPIETTSDDGDQSDLNVQQTMAEAPYHCYYILQPSDTGPMLMRRLAGAEEVLRVPDNQLVDSSINKEIESSVQACLLKIDLTDYDPLLHERGFHQKLNVLVKESLQFWSVFSKSEGAFSELSASQQPSSEVMGKAEPATGVIVNEETLALDITDHDDKTMACITEEWKQLVVSEDPKLYSPSSMPKAKLGQSSVSPRDGNRKLDRETSRILERLEVPRPLKAKTTSPGSNESCMKNTSVPIKKPLVPFQPTQGTEQVLVGSQLMKPNFQRQKRKHK
- the LOC100794173 gene encoding uncharacterized protein isoform X1; translated protein: MVQLCFVLDLRSLVPPLLRDIKQSLLQLANFYAISSSSSSHARKSVTLGDKIGLCYVFKNRLSSSDELAVAYNPVGNFNLRDFHHAVNNLPYDAFLADIDSISDLMISNVLSERVLYSWQGKDIERKVIVITSTLPEDIDSIVQKSLMDAADKCVSVDFAVFQQKSIHLTDTRENINNFRRCISHLDNCSVQTYIPDFRVFHSLVKRWLLILKDDMEEPLLARLIFKDNLFDSVNHIFCNLFAPVNPITNIFTQCRTCRCHGIPLGDAEKNFSRLSCSVTGCNLETCDVMENSVQLGEKNILFLPSFYNSLKPLQISLPINITVTERINLTSLDEGLIIGASFVVIPSSYHPIETTSDDGDQSDLNVQLFRGLSSFLHSMNQGLICSSNCDLETMAEAPYHCYYILQPSDTGPMLMRRLAGAEEVLRVPDNQLVDSSINKEIESSVQACLLKIDLTDYDPLLHERGFHQKLNVLVKESLQFWSVFSKSEGAFSELSASQQPSSEVMGKAEPATGVIVNEETLALDITDHDDKTMACITEEWKQLVVSEDPKLYSPSSMPKAKLGQSSVSPRDGNRKLDRETSRILERLEVPRPLKAKTTSPGSNESCMKNTSVPIKKPLVPFQPTQGTEQVLVGSQLMKPNFQRQKRKHK